CATAAACAGGTACATATGACTTCAAGACTCAAAATCAGCCTTGTATTTTTTATGATCACTCCAATTTGTACCCTCACATAAAATACAAGTCAACTCATGAAAGAGCTAATCCTAAATTTTAATTAGGgctaaattaaaatcacactatTTAGGTTCCTTCACAGTTATTTCAAATACAATATCCCTTCCTTGAATTCTCAAGGTTTTAACTGAAGCACTCCAAGTAGAAAGTGTCCATCTGTCATGGTAGATGCTCCTCTTTTCTCTGTATAAGTTAGTGACCGTTAGCTCGATCTCTGGCGCCATTCATGGCACCATTAATAtgattcattttgtgttttatattctTTTGCGAATCACTGTCGTCCTCCTCTTCATCGCTCCGAACATCGCCATCCAGTTGCTGGATGAAAACATGCCACACAGAAGATTTAGAACCGAGAGGCAGACATTTAGCCGAGAAACactgcacatacacacaaaccaTTTTGAACATACCTTGCTGAAGACAAACTTGTAAGCCATTCTTGTTATTAGAAAAGCCCAGTAGACATGTAGAATTTGAAGAACCAGTAACATGATGTTGAAGAAATAGTAGCCAAAGAAGGGGTCAAACCTCTCCAGTGGGTACACCCATGTACAGTGGATGAGCCTGTAGATGTGTATGCTTGTTATTCTCCCTTAGCTGCCAGCTGTAATGTGCTacacaaacaaatttttttaatttactcaccaaaaaggaaaaataacaagTCTTGTCACCATGAAGACAGTTGTAAATATCACAAACATAACATTAGCAGTCTGCTCCCATTGTGCGTAGTTAAACAACTTTCCTCCCTGTAAAGAAGCAAAGACAGGGATAAGAGCATTGTTtctcttggggaaaaaaaagagattcaaCGGAATAACAAGTATACTGTTACTTCAGGAGAAATAACAAAGCAGAAAGGGAGTAAAGGGAGGTGAATAGATATGCATCCcaaacctttcagatttttattcataaaaaatgactttttgttagtttataaataatAGACCAACATAATGTCATGCTGTCTtgtagataaatatttttatccatCTATCTAAAATTGTGTGCAGTACCAACTTTTGTTTCTAAGACATTTTAGTCAATTACATTATACACATATATGTTGTagctttctgcttttcaaagtaTTCGCAGATTtagagaaataattaaaaaaaatgttttactttaaattgtaaaaaaagagGCAGTTATGTAAATAAACAGGCATTATTGAGCCTGCAGACATCTGTTATggaaaaattatgcaaattataGTGCATAAGAGAATGTATCTCATTTTCATACCCACTCTGGTCCTCCTATTCACTTAGTTATGGCTCTCTCTGTTGTTGCTTTGTCAAACATATAAACATCTTCTCACTGGACTTTTGCTTTCCAGAATATCAGACGTAGACAACGAATATCCACTGCTTTATCAGCAAATAGTCTTTCTTATAGCAACAACTATGATTCAGAATCATTACAACTTGAGCATTACGAGAGCACTGACCTCAAGCAGTATGTCAGAAGAGTCATGAACAGCCATCACAAGAGTTCCAATACGAATGTAGTTAGAAATCCAGGAGAAACTCAGAAGTGTCAGTGTGGCTACATGGTGAATCACCTGCTCTTTAAAGTCCTGCCAGCATGCAAACCACAGGTTAACATTACTGCATTTTGTAAAACTCTAACATTGATTTTTATAAAGTTAGTAGTGGTATGTGCTACTTTTTTTCTATAAGTCATGCATTCCTCCATTCCTCAGTTTATGAATGTAATAGGAACTGTGATTTAACACTTCAATataaaatctaataaacatTTGAAGTTAAATTCAAACCAATAAAGATTTGCTAATTTTGTACTTCAGCACACTTGTATACTCACTTTCCTTTTCACATCAAACGTTAGGCTGAGGAGCAGAGAAAGGTAGAAGCCCATTTCCAAGGTATAATACCAGTACTGTGATGGGAGCATGGACTGAAGGAATAtttaacaaacataaaacattttcatgaatCACACTGTTTACACTCTTGTGCAGCCTATGCTGATACAACAAAGGGAATAGAGTTACCTGTTTAGGAAATTCTGCCCAAACCTCTTTTAGATCATAAAACCAAGGTTTCTAAAGTCAACAACAGGACACAGAAGAAAGTAAGAAAGATCTGaaccaaaagcaaaaattaTTGCTTATTTGCTTAGTAACTTGTGGTCCTTTGGATCTTGTATTTATTGCCCAAGCTGCTTCCAGCATATAACAAATCAATTCACATTAAAGGTGGAAAGcgaaaataacaataaaaaatttctgagaaCTTACATCATAAAGGGCTAAAAGTCCTCCAAGGAATGCACAAAGATAAAAGCCGCATCTCCAACTGGCCGAACAGAGGAGCAGTaaagttaaatgtttacatAGAGACCCTTATTGTCCTACTAATGTCCAAAAATCTTTGTGTCGACATACACCCACCTGGCTTCACAGAACCTCTTCTGAAGCCCAGGTCGATCCtgattcctcctcctcctgaacCATACTTCTACTCTCCTTTCTGGCCAGCCGGTCTTCTTACACAGAGACCGAATAGTCCGCCTGAGACACAAAGCAAACAGTTCAGGTGTTAAAACACACTACCATACACACTCTTCAATTTTGCACAAGTTATACACTAGAATCAAGTTGTTGCACCTGCAGTATGCTGTAGTATACATTTACAATAACTAAGGCAGGTGAAACATGATTCTTTATTTTGAGAGATTTCCCTGACTTTTAACCTACATTTACAGCTTGCAGAAATGTTGCATAAACAAGTATTTAGGCTAGTTAGagattttgtttgtgtcttcTATTTTATCAAGTAAAAAAATTAGGTTCCAAATTTCAAGGGTTCGGTTCCAGAATTTTGCTATCTAGTAGAAAATTCTGAAGGACAATGTCCAGCTGACATTAGAGGTTATGCTGCAGGGGGGCACAATCAACAGCAGTTGTTTGCTTTGGCTGCATACAGagacacaaaagacagacaacaaTGTGGACATAGACACTTCACACCAAAGATCAGTTTCCATCCAAATCCTGGACTGTGAAAGGAAGTCACAGTCACAGGAGAGAACTGGAGCATGGTGGAGATAACATAACATGCAAAATCACTGCCAAAAGGCCACTGTCTGGGACTTGTACCTAGAATCGTCTTACTGCTCAGCCAAACAGCTCATAAATTGCCTTTGATCAACTGCATGTTGTATTTGCATATAATCATATGAAGTTTATCTTTTTGATGATCTCAGACCTTAAAATATGGcaaaaagccaaaaatatttaagggGGTAAATGCTTTAATATAACACTggaggtttattttaaaacacattattgaGATTCTTAATCTCAATATATCTTTGTTGCTGTCTTCCAGCAGCAatattgtaaatttattttatctttattttcttccacaacaagttattttatttattgaaaaacatcTACAAAAACTACAAAGCACAACACATTTCTGCCTGTGATTAAAGTGTGTAAGAAATAAACTCTCTTAACTTACCTGTGACGGATTCCGGGTTTGGCTGTAGAAGTATTTCTCTAGGGTTGAGTTTTGCTCAGCTGTGAGACGTACCTTGTCTCTGATCCCTAGAGCTTTAGCCAGCGGTGTGGCCAAGTATCTGAAACAGTACACAGAGCTCTGTGAACCTTCCTTATTGCACAACAGCAGCGACTTTTTAGAATCTCCTAGATTGTGCAACATAATCCCAGTATATTGAAATTAGACGATGGAATGGCTGAACTCTCAGTCACAATTACTCTTAAGTTGTGTAGTCTTGCCTTTCAAATAGGTATCTGACAACTAGTAGGCAGAGGGCACAGGGCACAGATGCATAAAGTTGAGAGGCTTTGGCATAAGTACGATCTTCTTTGTCTTTGAGATCTGCCCAGGAGACCTTCTCTGGAAGCCACAGACGTTCCCACCACAGCCAGTCTTTGATTGTCTGCAACATGATGctaaaatgtggaggaaaaaaaccaaaacaaagcaagCACAATTTAAACAATACGCAtcttctttttacatttttctcacataaaataaagaaaacatttttacggAGAAGACTATATTGGGTTCATAATTCCTTTAttataatgacattttttattttcaatataaaaaaatttgacCTAAGGATttaattaatcagaaaataagtCAGATaaaaatttttgttgttgctataTCGCATATTTTGGTCCAAATAGATTTATGACTGAAAAAGgtaatttcttctttcttaAAATCCCAAATCAGGAAAGTTTATCTCAAATCCTCACAAAGTGTGGCATGTATATTTGTACAGTGCCATTCATGTGTAAGGTAATTCAAAGTACTTTGAATAAATATAAGCTGAAAATTGGTGAAGAGAATTAGATTAAAGATAAGAAAGACATTAAGAGAATAATTGTAACAATTCAACACAAAAGGAAAGAAACTGTGAAAGGCAACTTAATACCAAACAAATTGCTATAAAATAGTGGAAATTAACTAATGAAATAATCTTTGACTTTTGTGAGAAAGACGAAGTAAACTTATTTTCAGTCTCAATTTAAAAGAGCCAACTATTTCCGAATATCTCATGTTTTCAGGAAGTTGGTTCCAAAGCTGAGAAGAATGCAAACATTATGTTGATCTCCTTTGTTTGGATTTGGTCTAGGAAACACTGAGCGTACACATATCTGATGACCTGTTAGGTTCAGATGATTCATAACCTAACCTTCCGTGCTTTATAGATCATTgacaagattttaaattatattttttaataaacaggaagtcCTTCCAATCAGTGCAGGACTGATGTGAGATGAtcaatttctctctttttttggtcAGGACAAGTTCTTGAGGTCAGACAGTTATTGTTTACTCATGATTCCACAAACAAAGTACATACATTGGGGTGACCGAGCTTTTTCTGTGGCCGCACTTTGACTAGATCTTTGAACTACAGCTGAACTTTGcctcttttaaattaaagctcaagactctttatttttaaatctgggGAAGGCTTTTAATGCTTAAAAATGCTGGTGgcgcatttgtttttgtctattatgTTTGCTTCGTTTGGTTTGATCTACCTTCTTTTtagcctgttttttttaatgttttcatttatgtaTTGATTTTGGTCACCAGTATTGAAGACGTATAAATGACTGCTTGATTGACTGACTGAGTGATTGAGTGACTGAGTGATTGAAGCATGCACCTGTTCTGAGTCCAGTTTTGACAACAAATCCTTTATTCTGCCAATGATTTTTGAAAGTGGGAGGTGAATTTTGCAATAGACttaatatagattttaaaaactacacCTAAATCCATAACATTGTTGAGTATGACAGAAAGCAGAATTCTAATCTTGcattttttaagtcaaaaacaatACCATAGTGCACTGTCGTCATGTggtgacaaaaatataaagttgtaTGCTAttagcacacaaaaaaactttttgtgtgCTAATAGCACACAATATTTGCTCAGATTACCAAGCTCAGATTACTTGATAATCTGAGCTGGGGGAGCAAATAGATGTTAAATAAATCTAGTCCAAGAGGTgagccttgaggaaccccacatGTGATCTTTGTTTGTTCAATTTTATAAATACCAAATGAGACAACATATTGTGACTctggcaaataaataaataaataaataaataaataaaccactCCCGCACAGTAGCAGACAATCCCACTCAATTTTCCAGTCAGTAATCCAGTATGTTATGATCATCTGGGCCAAATGTAGTACTGTGGTCCAATAATAACAATGCAGAATGTTTATATGTATCACTATGATCACTGGCAAGTTAAAACTAGATATCAGCCTGTAATTACCTATTTTTGAGGCATCCAGTGATCTAAAATAAGTTACCAGATCT
Above is a window of Xiphophorus hellerii strain 12219 chromosome 2, Xiphophorus_hellerii-4.1, whole genome shotgun sequence DNA encoding:
- the cers3b gene encoding LOW QUALITY PROTEIN: ceramide synthase 2 (The sequence of the model RefSeq protein was modified relative to this genomic sequence to represent the inferred CDS: inserted 1 base in 1 codon), with the protein product MGPLWGLLGIPREFLQQQRGCDQHSRXKWEGRTQDFFIRFPDNTQHYLHWAQRKASLLTVETCQDNTACSIMLQTIKDWLWWERLWLPEKVSWADLKDKEDRTYAKASQLYASVPCALCLLVVRYLFERYLATPLAKALGIRDKVRLTAEQNSTLEKYFYSQTRNPSQCVLTPELFALCLRRTIRSLCKKTGWPERRVEVWFRRRRNQDRPGLQKRFCEASWRCGFYLCAFLGGLLALYDKPWFYDLKEVWAEFPKQSMLPSQYWYYTLEMGFYLSLLLSLTFDVKRKDFKEQVIHHVATLTLLSFSWISNYIRIGTLVMAVHDSSDILLEGGKLFNYAQWEQTANVMFVIFTTVFMVTRLVIFPFWLIHCTWVYPLERFDPFFGYYFFNIMLLVLQILHVYWAFLITRMAYKFVFSKQLDGDVRSDEEEDDSDSQKNIKHKMNHINGAMNGARDRANGH